From a region of the Buchnera aphidicola str. Ak (Acyrthosiphon kondoi) genome:
- the aroE gene encoding shikimate dehydrogenase: protein MFKCQNFNYAVFGNPINHSKSPIIHSLFAKQTGILHIYKSVNVPLDKFNVFLQDFFKQDGQGANITAPFKQEAYFFCDKLTKRAKIAQSVNTLKKIDNKYILGDNTDGIGLLSDLTRLNFIKKNYSILIIGAGGAVKGVLFPLLSFGCSIFILNRTVSNAKKLVLQFYKYGNIDVFDENSSKIKSFDLIINATSKFIERKNNFIPVSLVSSKTCFYDMNYQKDKKMFMNWCLKMGNNLFSDGIGMLAFQAAHSFFLWHNILPKTDYIIDILKK from the coding sequence ATGTTTAAATGCCAAAATTTTAATTATGCTGTATTCGGAAACCCTATTAATCATAGCAAATCTCCTATTATTCACAGTTTATTTGCAAAACAAACAGGTATTCTTCATATTTATAAATCCGTTAACGTTCCGTTAGATAAGTTTAATGTTTTTTTACAAGATTTTTTTAAACAAGACGGTCAAGGTGCAAATATTACTGCACCATTTAAACAAGAAGCTTATTTTTTTTGTGACAAATTAACTAAAAGAGCTAAGATTGCTCAATCTGTTAATACATTAAAAAAAATAGATAATAAGTACATTTTAGGAGATAATACAGATGGAATTGGATTATTATCTGATTTAACAAGATTAAATTTTATAAAAAAAAATTATTCAATATTAATAATTGGTGCAGGTGGTGCTGTTAAAGGAGTTCTTTTTCCTCTTTTATCTTTTGGGTGTTCAATTTTTATTTTAAATAGAACTGTTTCAAATGCTAAAAAATTAGTTTTACAATTTTATAAATATGGGAATATAGATGTTTTTGATGAAAATTCATCAAAAATAAAATCCTTTGATTTAATTATTAACGCTACATCAAAATTTATTGAAAGAAAAAATAATTTTATTCCTGTATCGTTAGTATCTTCAAAAACATGTTTTTATGATATGAATTATCAAAAAGATAAAAAAATGTTTATGAATTGGTGTTTGAAAATGGGAAATAATCTTTTTTCTGATGGAATAGGTATGTTAGCTTTTCAAGCAGCTCATTCTTTTTTTTTATGGCATAATATACTTCCAAAGACAGATTATATTATTGATATTTTAAAGAAATAA
- a CDS encoding Sua5/YciO/YrdC/YwlC family protein yields the protein MLHDDNVIAYPTESMFGLGCNPNSKKAIKKLLILKKRSIEKGFILVASDFNQIKMYVNENNLSNKQKQKIFFHWPGPFTFLLPANPDVPYWLTGKFNTVAVRISAHIEIIKLCNAFKGALISTSANISNFTPCFTPEEVLKCFGKDFPLLHGKIGNEKNPSKIINIINGKLIRHV from the coding sequence ATGTTACATGATGATAATGTAATTGCTTACCCTACAGAATCAATGTTTGGATTAGGGTGCAATCCTAATAGTAAAAAAGCTATAAAAAAATTATTAATTTTAAAAAAAAGAAGTATAGAAAAAGGATTTATATTAGTAGCTTCAGATTTTAATCAGATAAAAATGTATGTGAATGAAAATAACTTATCTAATAAGCAAAAACAAAAAATTTTTTTTCATTGGCCTGGACCATTTACTTTTTTACTACCAGCTAATCCTGATGTTCCTTATTGGTTGACTGGTAAATTTAACACTGTGGCTGTACGTATAAGTGCTCATATTGAAATAATAAAACTATGTAATGCTTTTAAAGGAGCTTTAATATCTACAAGTGCTAATATTTCAAATTTTACTCCATGTTTTACTCCCGAAGAAGTATTAAAATGTTTTGGTAAAGATTTTCCTTTATTACATGGGAAAATAGGTAATGAAAAAAATCCTTCTAAAATTATTAATATTATTAATGGAAAGTTAATTCGTCATGTTTAA
- a CDS encoding DUF494 family protein yields MFDILIYLFENYVHSESKNSIDYDSLTNDLSDIGFQKRDIYNALRWLKNLSFYKKNIIPSMNLLSNQISTRIYTQEESLKLNVDCRGFILFLEQLEILTLDTREIIIERIMELDINELNLEDLKWIILIVLFNIPGCKPVYRKLENLLFNFKEDIIH; encoded by the coding sequence ATGTTTGATATATTAATATATTTGTTTGAAAATTATGTACATAGTGAATCAAAAAATTCTATTGATTACGATAGTTTAACTAATGATTTGTCTGATATAGGTTTTCAAAAACGAGATATTTATAATGCTTTACGTTGGTTAAAAAATCTTTCGTTTTATAAAAAAAATATTATTCCATCTATGAATTTATTGTCGAATCAGATTTCTACTCGAATTTATACTCAAGAAGAATCTCTTAAATTAAATGTTGATTGTCGTGGCTTTATACTTTTTTTAGAACAGTTAGAGATATTAACATTGGATACACGAGAAATAATAATTGAAAGAATTATGGAATTAGACATTAATGAATTAAATCTTGAAGATTTAAAATGGATTATATTAATTGTATTGTTTAATATTCCTGGATGTAAACCAGTATATCGTAAACTTGAAAATTTATTATTTAATTTTAAAGAAGATATTATTCATTAA
- the def gene encoding peptide deformylase, with amino-acid sequence MSLLKILYYPDTRLRLIAKPVNEVNKKIKKIVNNMIDTMYQEEGIGLAATQVNIQLQIIVINTMEEEKNNLVLINPKIIKKEGNISIEEGCLSIPEYRASIPRYNYIKVQAINIYGEKIEIEAESILSICIQHEIDHLQGKLFIDYLSKFKRERIQKKIQKKRKNIDQGIK; translated from the coding sequence ATGTCTTTGTTAAAAATACTATATTATCCTGATACACGTTTAAGACTTATTGCTAAACCTGTAAATGAAGTTAATAAAAAAATAAAAAAAATCGTAAATAACATGATAGATACAATGTATCAAGAAGAAGGAATTGGTTTGGCAGCAACTCAAGTAAATATTCAGTTGCAAATTATAGTCATTAATACAATGGAAGAAGAAAAAAATAATTTAGTACTTATTAATCCTAAAATCATTAAAAAAGAAGGAAATATTAGCATTGAAGAAGGATGTTTATCAATTCCAGAATATCGAGCTTCTATTCCAAGATACAATTATATAAAAGTTCAAGCAATCAATATTTATGGAGAAAAAATAGAAATAGAAGCAGAATCGATATTATCTATTTGCATACAGCATGAAATAGATCATCTTCAAGGTAAGTTATTCATTGATTATCTATCAAAATTTAAAAGAGAAAGAATACAAAAAAAAATTCAAAAAAAAAGAAAAAATATTGATCAAGGAATAAAATAA
- the fmt gene encoding methionyl-tRNA formyltransferase gives MKKLKIVFAGTEYFSAKHLNALIRSSHKVISVITQPDSSSGRGQKITFSPVKILSINNHIPIFQPINLNDRVFQKKLLKLNADIMIVVSYGKIIPKKILSMFPNGCINVHPSLLPRWRGATPIQSSILYGDKNTGISIINMNDKIDSGTIIHTETCDISSKDTTQSLSLKLVKIGEKALLEVLEKIISNTIIEKKQNEKNVILSKKIHKKDALLNWNLEAEKLERLIRAFNPWPVCYFLLENKAIKVWQSTVIPIIKSNFSIGEIICSNQNGIQINTSHQILNIEKLQLPGKKIMDVKNIITSKKNLFKVGTVI, from the coding sequence TTGAAAAAATTAAAAATTGTTTTTGCTGGAACAGAATATTTTTCTGCCAAACATTTAAATGCACTAATTAGATCTTCACATAAAGTAATTTCAGTAATTACTCAACCAGATAGTTCTTCCGGAAGAGGACAAAAAATTACTTTTTCTCCTGTAAAAATACTATCTATAAATAATCATATTCCTATTTTTCAACCTATAAATTTAAATGATAGAGTTTTTCAAAAAAAACTACTAAAACTTAATGCAGATATAATGATAGTTGTTTCTTATGGGAAAATAATACCAAAAAAAATTCTCTCTATGTTTCCAAATGGCTGTATTAATGTTCATCCCTCACTTTTACCTAGATGGCGAGGAGCAACTCCGATTCAATCATCAATTTTATATGGTGATAAAAATACAGGTATAAGTATTATTAATATGAATGATAAAATTGATTCTGGCACTATAATACATACAGAAACGTGTGATATATCGTCGAAAGATACTACTCAAAGCTTATCCTTAAAATTAGTAAAAATTGGGGAAAAAGCTTTATTAGAAGTATTAGAAAAAATTATATCAAATACAATTATTGAAAAAAAACAAAATGAAAAAAATGTAATTTTATCGAAAAAAATACATAAAAAAGATGCCTTATTAAATTGGAATTTAGAAGCTGAAAAATTAGAACGTTTAATACGGGCATTTAATCCATGGCCGGTATGTTACTTTTTATTAGAAAATAAAGCTATAAAAGTATGGCAATCAACAGTTATTCCTATAATAAAATCAAATTTCTCTATAGGAGAAATTATCTGCTCTAATCAAAATGGAATTCAAATCAATACATCTCATCAAATATTAAATATTGAAAAATTACAATTACCTGGCAAAAAAATTATGGACGTTAAAAATATAATTACTTCTAAGAAAAATTTATTTAAAGTTGGAACTGTTATATAA
- the rplQ gene encoding 50S ribosomal protein L17, with amino-acid sequence MRHRKSGRQLNRNSAHLHSMLKNMACSLFMHEVIKTTLAKAKELRRIVEPIITLSKTDTIAHRRLVFSRIRDDAIVAKLFKKLGPSFFSRLGGYTRILKCGFRSGDKAPMAYIELVDRVKKNKKEEIIEQ; translated from the coding sequence ATGCGTCATCGAAAAAGTGGTCGTCAATTAAATCGTAATAGTGCTCATCTTCATTCTATGTTAAAAAATATGGCATGTTCGTTATTCATGCATGAAGTTATTAAAACTACTTTAGCTAAAGCGAAAGAATTACGTCGTATTGTCGAACCTATTATTACTTTATCTAAAACAGATACTATTGCACATAGACGATTAGTTTTTTCTCGTATTCGTGATGATGCGATAGTTGCGAAATTATTTAAAAAATTAGGGCCTTCTTTTTTTAGTAGATTAGGTGGTTATACTCGTATTCTAAAATGTGGATTTCGATCTGGAGATAAAGCTCCAATGGCTTATATTGAATTAGTTGATCGTGTTAAAAAAAATAAAAAAGAAGAAATTATAGAACAATAA
- a CDS encoding DNA-directed RNA polymerase subunit alpha has translation MQNSIMDFLKPRLVDIEQISATHTKVTLEPLERGFGHTLGNALRRILLSSMPGCAVTEVEIDGVLHEYSTKEGVQEDILEILLNLKGLAVKVYGKDEAFLTLNKSGIGCVTAADIMHDGDVEIIKPEHVICHLTYENASIKMRIKVQRGRGYISASSRVHLEEDSRPIGCLLVDACYSPIDRISYNVEAARVEQRTDLDKLVIEMETNGTIDPEEAIRRAATILAEQLEAFVDLRDVREPEVKEEKPEFDPILLRPVDDLELTVRSANCLKAEAIHYIGDLVQRTEVELLKTPNLGKKSLTEIKDILASRNLSLGMRLENWPPSSVLDE, from the coding sequence ATGCAGAACTCTATCATGGATTTTTTAAAACCGCGTTTAGTTGATATTGAACAAATTAGCGCAACTCATACTAAAGTAACTTTAGAGCCACTAGAAAGAGGATTCGGTCATACTCTTGGAAATGCACTTCGTAGAATTCTTTTGTCTTCTATGCCTGGATGTGCTGTAACTGAAGTTGAGATTGATGGGGTACTTCATGAGTATAGCACTAAAGAGGGTGTACAAGAAGACATTTTAGAAATTTTATTAAATTTAAAAGGATTAGCTGTAAAAGTATATGGAAAAGATGAGGCCTTTCTTACATTAAATAAATCTGGAATTGGTTGTGTTACTGCTGCAGATATTATGCATGATGGTGACGTTGAGATTATTAAACCAGAACATGTAATTTGTCATTTAACTTATGAAAACGCTTCTATTAAAATGCGAATAAAAGTGCAACGTGGACGAGGTTATATTTCTGCATCTTCAAGAGTTCATTTGGAAGAAGATTCACGACCAATAGGTTGTTTATTAGTAGATGCTTGTTATAGTCCAATAGATCGCATTTCTTACAATGTCGAAGCCGCACGTGTAGAACAAAGAACTGATTTAGATAAGTTAGTTATTGAAATGGAAACAAATGGAACCATTGATCCAGAAGAAGCAATTCGACGAGCTGCTACTATTTTGGCAGAACAATTAGAAGCTTTTGTTGATTTAAGAGATGTTCGCGAACCTGAAGTTAAAGAAGAAAAACCTGAATTTGATCCCATTTTATTACGTCCAGTAGATGATTTAGAACTAACAGTTCGTTCTGCTAATTGTCTTAAAGCAGAAGCTATACATTATATTGGTGACTTGGTACAAAGAACTGAAGTTGAACTTTTAAAAACTCCTAATTTAGGCAAAAAATCTTTAACTGAAATCAAAGACATCTTAGCTTCTAGAAATTTATCTCTTGGTATGAGATTAGAAAATTGGCCACCATCAAGTGTTTTAGATGAATAA
- the rpsD gene encoding 30S ribosomal protein S4, with protein sequence MAKYLGPKLKLSRREGTDLFLKSGLRPIESKCKLEQPPGQHGVRKPRLSDYAVQLREKQKVRRLYGILERQFKIYYKLAASLKGNTGANLLNLLESRLDNVVYRMGFGCTRAESRQLISHKSIMVNNKVVNIASYQVSPNDLISIRKKSKNQSRIKAALELVEQREKPIWIEVDSTKMEGIFKRFPERSDLSAEINEYLIVELYSK encoded by the coding sequence ATGGCAAAATATTTAGGTCCTAAATTAAAATTGAGTCGACGTGAAGGTACTGATTTGTTTCTTAAATCAGGCTTGCGTCCAATAGAATCAAAATGTAAATTAGAACAGCCTCCTGGACAACATGGCGTTCGCAAACCTAGACTATCTGATTATGCTGTCCAATTGCGTGAAAAACAAAAAGTACGTCGTTTGTATGGCATCTTAGAACGACAGTTTAAAATATATTATAAATTAGCAGCTAGTTTAAAAGGTAATACTGGAGCAAATTTATTAAATTTATTAGAATCTAGATTGGATAATGTGGTTTATCGTATGGGTTTTGGTTGTACTCGTGCTGAATCAAGACAATTAATTAGTCATAAATCTATTATGGTTAATAACAAAGTTGTTAATATTGCTTCATATCAAGTCTCTCCTAATGATCTAATTTCTATTAGGAAGAAATCTAAAAATCAATCACGAATAAAAGCGGCTTTGGAACTTGTTGAACAAAGAGAGAAACCAATTTGGATAGAAGTTGATTCAACTAAAATGGAAGGTATTTTTAAAAGATTTCCTGAACGTTCTGATTTATCTGCAGAAATTAATGAATATTTAATTGTCGAGCTTTATTCTAAATAA
- the rpsK gene encoding 30S ribosomal protein S11 — protein sequence MVKNSASIRTKKRVKKQILDGIAHIHASFNNTIVTITDRQGNALGWATSGGSGFRGSRKSTPFAAQVAAERCAEIVKDYGIKNLEVMVKGPGPGRESTIRALNAAGFRITNITDVTPIPHNGCRPPKKRRV from the coding sequence ATGGTAAAAAATTCAGCTTCTATTCGTACAAAAAAACGTGTGAAAAAACAAATTTTAGATGGCATAGCTCATATTCATGCTTCTTTCAACAATACTATTGTCACTATTACTGATAGACAAGGAAATGCTTTAGGTTGGGCAACTTCTGGTGGTTCTGGTTTTAGAGGTTCTCGCAAATCTACTCCTTTTGCTGCACAAGTTGCGGCTGAACGTTGTGCAGAAATAGTAAAAGATTATGGTATAAAAAACTTAGAAGTTATGGTTAAAGGACCAGGTCCTGGTAGAGAATCTACTATTAGAGCTTTAAATGCTGCTGGATTTCGTATTACAAATATTACTGATGTGACACCAATTCCTCATAATGGTTGCCGTCCTCCTAAAAAACGTCGTGTATGA
- the rpsM gene encoding 30S ribosomal protein S13 — protein MARIAGINIPENKHTLIALTAIYGIGKKRSRLICSIANISEYSKIIDLNEEQIDLLRTHVAKYVIEGDLRRERTLNIKRLIDLSCYRGLRHRRGLPVHGQRTKTNARTCKGPRKPIKK, from the coding sequence ATGGCACGTATTGCAGGTATTAATATTCCTGAAAATAAACACACTTTAATTGCATTAACTGCAATATATGGGATTGGTAAAAAGCGTTCTAGATTAATTTGTTCTATTGCTAATATTTCTGAATATTCTAAAATTATAGATTTAAATGAAGAACAAATTGATCTTTTAAGAACACATGTTGCAAAATATGTAATTGAAGGTGATTTAAGAAGAGAAAGAACTTTAAATATTAAGCGTTTAATTGATCTAAGTTGTTATCGCGGTTTACGTCATCGTAGAGGTCTTCCAGTGCATGGACAAAGAACTAAAACTAATGCTAGAACGTGTAAAGGTCCTCGAAAACCAATAAAAAAATAA
- the rpmJ gene encoding 50S ribosomal protein L36, producing the protein MKVQASVKILCRNCKIIRRNNVVRVICSNDPKHKQRQG; encoded by the coding sequence ATGAAGGTACAAGCTTCTGTAAAAATACTTTGTCGAAATTGTAAAATAATAAGAAGAAATAATGTTGTAAGAGTTATTTGTAGTAATGATCCTAAACATAAACAACGTCAAGGTTAA
- the secY gene encoding preprotein translocase subunit SecY, whose protein sequence is MVKKLGLNFKNTKKNISELKQRIIFLIVAIIIFRIGSFIPIPGIDTIILSKILNEQKGTIVDMFNMFSGGALSRASIFALGIMPYISASIIIQLLTLVYPTLSEMKKEGESGRHKINQYTRYATLILALIQSIGIATTLPNISGMRTIIINTDFCFYLIAIISLVTGTMFLMWLGELITEHGIGNGISIIIFIGIIAGLPSAISNTIEKTRQGDLHILLFLFVLLLIFLVIFLVVFIERGQRKIIVHYAQRQQGRRIYSAQSTHLPLKINMSGVIPAIFASSVVLFPATIISWCKVNNQLLQTILFYLQPNQPVYLILYISAIVFFCFFYTGLVFNPRETADNLKKSGAFISGIRPGEQTAKYIHKIMLRLTLIGSFYITFICLIPEFMRSAMNVPFYFGGTSLLIVVVVIMDFISQIQTLVMSHQYESMLKKANLN, encoded by the coding sequence ATGGTTAAAAAATTAGGATTAAATTTTAAAAATACCAAAAAAAATATTAGTGAGTTAAAACAGAGGATTATTTTTCTAATAGTAGCTATCATTATTTTTCGTATTGGTTCTTTTATTCCAATTCCTGGAATTGATACTATAATTTTATCTAAAATATTAAATGAACAGAAAGGCACTATTGTTGACATGTTTAATATGTTTTCTGGTGGTGCTTTGAGTCGAGCTTCTATTTTTGCTCTAGGAATTATGCCGTATATATCAGCTTCTATTATTATTCAATTACTAACATTAGTATACCCAACTTTATCTGAAATGAAAAAAGAAGGGGAATCTGGACGTCATAAAATCAATCAGTATACTAGATATGCTACTTTAATATTAGCTCTCATACAGTCTATTGGAATTGCTACTACCCTTCCTAATATATCAGGAATGCGTACGATTATAATTAATACTGATTTTTGTTTTTATTTAATTGCTATTATAAGTTTGGTTACTGGCACGATGTTTTTGATGTGGTTGGGAGAATTAATTACAGAACATGGTATCGGTAATGGTATTTCAATTATTATTTTTATAGGGATAATTGCAGGTCTACCATCCGCTATTAGTAATACTATCGAAAAAACCAGACAAGGAGATTTACATATTTTATTATTTTTATTTGTGTTATTATTAATTTTTTTAGTAATTTTTCTTGTTGTTTTTATAGAAAGAGGACAAAGAAAAATTATTGTGCATTATGCACAACGTCAACAAGGTCGTCGCATTTATAGTGCGCAAAGCACTCATTTACCTTTAAAAATTAATATGTCTGGTGTAATTCCTGCGATTTTTGCTTCTAGTGTTGTTTTATTCCCTGCAACTATTATATCCTGGTGTAAAGTAAACAATCAATTGTTGCAAACCATATTGTTTTATTTACAACCAAACCAACCTGTATATTTAATTTTATATATTTCTGCAATAGTATTTTTTTGTTTCTTTTATACAGGATTAGTATTTAATCCTCGTGAAACAGCAGACAATTTAAAAAAATCAGGAGCTTTTATTTCAGGAATCAGACCTGGAGAACAAACAGCAAAATATATTCATAAAATCATGTTAAGATTAACACTAATTGGTTCTTTTTATATTACGTTTATTTGTTTGATTCCAGAATTCATGCGCAGTGCTATGAATGTTCCTTTTTATTTTGGCGGCACATCATTATTAATTGTTGTAGTAGTCATTATGGATTTTATCAGTCAAATTCAAACACTAGTAATGTCTCATCAATATGAATCTATGTTAAAAAAAGCCAATTTAAATTAA
- the rplO gene encoding 50S ribosomal protein L15 → MRLNTLSPANGARQNRKRLGRGIGSGFGKTSGRGHKGQKSRSGSSMRRGFEGGQMPLHRRLPKFGFNSRKKNITTEVRLSDLSKLSTNIIDINILKKENIIKKNIKHAKIILSGELKVPLIIRGLLVTKGARAEIENSGGKIEG, encoded by the coding sequence ATGCGTTTAAATACTCTTTCTCCAGCAAATGGAGCACGTCAAAATCGAAAAAGATTAGGACGTGGTATCGGCTCAGGATTTGGAAAAACTTCAGGTCGTGGTCATAAAGGTCAAAAATCTAGATCAGGAAGCAGTATGCGTCGTGGTTTTGAAGGTGGCCAAATGCCTTTACATCGTAGACTTCCTAAATTTGGATTTAATTCTAGAAAAAAAAATATTACAACCGAAGTTCGTTTGTCAGATTTATCAAAATTATCTACGAATATTATTGATATCAATATATTAAAAAAAGAAAATATTATTAAAAAAAATATTAAACATGCAAAAATAATTCTTTCAGGAGAATTAAAAGTTCCTTTGATAATCAGAGGTTTACTTGTTACAAAAGGTGCTCGTGCTGAAATTGAAAATTCTGGTGGGAAAATTGAAGGATAA
- the rpmD gene encoding 50S ribosomal protein L30: protein MKNIKITQIKSAIGRLPKHKKTLIGLGLRYIGHTVIRKDTPSIQGMVKKISYILKIQEE, encoded by the coding sequence ATGAAAAATATTAAAATTACTCAAATAAAAAGTGCTATAGGAAGGTTACCTAAGCATAAAAAAACTCTAATTGGACTTGGATTGCGTTATATCGGACATACTGTAATACGTAAAGATACACCTTCTATTCAAGGAATGGTTAAAAAAATTTCTTATATCTTAAAAATACAAGAGGAATAG
- the rpsE gene encoding 30S ribosomal protein S5 — protein MANIEKKNNSDLQEKLITVNRVSKTVKGGRIFSFTALTVVGNGDGRVGFGYGKAREVPAAIQKAMEKARRNMITIPLVNKTLQHSLKGSHTGSHVFMKPASDGTGIIAGGAMRAVLEVAGIHNVLAKTYGSTNPINVVRATMNGLVNMKSPEMIAAKRNKCIEDILG, from the coding sequence ATGGCTAATATTGAAAAAAAAAACAACAGTGATTTACAAGAAAAATTAATTACGGTAAATCGTGTTTCAAAAACTGTGAAAGGCGGTCGTATATTTTCTTTTACAGCATTAACTGTAGTAGGAAATGGAGATGGACGAGTTGGTTTTGGCTATGGTAAAGCGCGTGAAGTACCTGCTGCTATTCAAAAAGCAATGGAAAAAGCTAGACGTAATATGATTACTATACCGTTAGTTAATAAAACTTTGCAACATTCATTAAAAGGTTCTCATACTGGATCACATGTTTTTATGAAACCCGCTTCTGATGGAACTGGAATTATTGCAGGTGGAGCTATGCGTGCAGTTTTAGAAGTTGCAGGAATACATAACGTATTAGCTAAAACTTATGGTTCTACTAACCCAATTAATGTTGTACGCGCTACTATGAATGGTTTAGTTAATATGAAATCTCCAGAAATGATAGCTGCCAAAAGAAATAAATGCATTGAAGATATATTAGGATAA
- the rplR gene encoding 50S ribosomal protein L18 yields the protein MIFSSKKKIISRIRRSMKTRRKIKKLGAIRLVIHRTPRHIYAQIISSIESKVLAFASTLEKKINCSLKYTGNKEAAAKIGKIIAERALSKGIYNVSFDRSGFKYHGRVQVLAESAREVGLKF from the coding sequence ATGATTTTTTCCAGTAAAAAAAAAATAATTTCCCGTATACGCCGGTCTATGAAAACACGTCGTAAAATTAAAAAATTAGGCGCTATTCGACTAGTCATACATCGCACTCCACGTCATATATATGCCCAAATAATTTCTTCGATAGAATCAAAAGTATTAGCATTTGCTTCGACATTAGAAAAAAAAATAAACTGTAGTTTAAAATATACAGGAAATAAAGAAGCCGCAGCAAAAATTGGTAAAATTATTGCAGAACGCGCCTTGTCAAAAGGAATATATAATGTTTCTTTTGATCGATCTGGTTTTAAATACCATGGTCGTGTACAAGTTTTAGCTGAGTCTGCACGTGAAGTTGGACTAAAGTTTTAA
- the rplF gene encoding 50S ribosomal protein L6, producing MSRVAKCPIVVPSDINIKLDSQNISITGKYGYLSRTIHRSVKIEYLNDKIIFSPHSGFSDGWAQAGTSRALVNSMIIGVSKKFSKKLQLSGVGYRFSITKGNIINMSLGYSHIIEYFLPDGISVENSSPTEIIIQGIDKQLVGQIAANLRSYRVPEPYKGKGIRYSDEIVRMKEAKKK from the coding sequence ATGTCTCGTGTTGCTAAATGTCCAATTGTTGTTCCTTCTGATATTAATATTAAATTAGATTCACAAAATATATCAATTACAGGAAAATATGGTTATCTTTCACGTACTATTCATCGATCAGTTAAAATTGAATATTTAAATGATAAAATAATTTTTTCACCTCATTCAGGTTTTTCTGATGGTTGGGCTCAAGCAGGAACTTCAAGAGCTCTCGTAAATTCCATGATTATAGGTGTTTCTAAAAAATTTAGTAAAAAATTACAATTATCGGGAGTTGGTTATCGTTTTTCAATAACAAAGGGTAATATAATTAATATGTCATTAGGTTATTCGCATATAATTGAATACTTTTTACCTGACGGTATTAGTGTGGAAAACTCATCTCCAACAGAAATTATTATTCAAGGAATAGATAAACAACTAGTTGGACAAATTGCGGCTAATTTACGTTCCTACCGTGTGCCAGAACCTTATAAAGGAAAAGGTATACGATATTCAGATGAAATCGTACGTATGAAAGAGGCTAAGAAAAAATAA
- the rpsH gene encoding 30S ribosomal protein S8, with protein MSMQDPIADMLTRIRNGQSANKNSVTMPSSRLKKSIVELLKQEGYIKDYKIIGNAKLELEIILKYFQGKSVVEMIQRVSRPSLRIYKNKNNLPEVMSGLGIAVISTSQGVMTDRMARQAGLGGEVICYVS; from the coding sequence ATGAGTATGCAAGATCCGATAGCAGATATGTTAACTCGAATTCGAAATGGCCAATCGGCTAATAAGAATTCCGTTACAATGCCTTCATCAAGATTAAAAAAATCAATTGTCGAATTATTAAAGCAAGAAGGTTATATTAAAGACTACAAAATTATAGGAAATGCTAAATTAGAATTAGAAATAATTTTAAAGTATTTTCAAGGAAAATCAGTAGTAGAAATGATTCAACGCGTTAGTCGTCCTAGTTTGCGTATATATAAAAATAAGAATAATTTACCTGAAGTTATGTCTGGTTTAGGAATAGCAGTAATTTCTACTTCTCAAGGAGTTATGACAGATCGTATGGCGCGTCAAGCAGGTCTTGGTGGTGAAGTTATTTGTTATGTATCTTAA